GATCTTCTTTTTAATAGCCGGGATCCGATCCTTTCTCAGTGGACTAAAGTTGAGTAGAATCCACGGCCCAGGCTTCAATCCAATTTCTAACCGCTCAGGCGAGGCATACCACCATGTTTTATCCGGATCCTTTTGACGTCATTATCATTGGCGGGGGTCATGCAGGCACTGAGGCCGCGATGGCCGCAGCGCGTATGGGTCAGCAGACCCTGCTGTTGACACACAATATCGACACGCTGGGGCAGATGAGCTGCAACCCGGCGATCGGCGGTATTGGGAAAGGACACCTGGTAAAAGAAGTGGATGCGCTCGGCGGGCTGATGGCGAAGGCGATCGATCAGGCGGGTATCCAGTTTAGGATACTAAACGCCAGCAAAGGCCCGGCAGTGCGCGCGACACGTGCGCAGGCCGACCGCGTGCTTTACCGGCAGGCAGTACGTACCGCGCTTGAGAACCAACCGAACCTGATGATCTTCCAGCAGGCTGTTGAAGATCTGATTGTCGAAAACGATCGTGTTGTTGGCGCAGTGACCCAGATGGGGCTCAAATTCCGTGCGAAAGCGGTGGTGCTGACCGTAGGGACATTCCTCGACGGTAAAATCCATATTGGTCTTGATAACTACAGCGGTGGTCGTGCGGGCGATCCGCCATCGATTCCGCTGTCGCGTCGTCTGCGCGAACTGCCGCTGCGCGTCAGCCGCCTGAAAACCGGGACACCGCCGCGTATTGACGCACGCACCATCGATTTCAGCGTCCTGGCCCAGCAGCATGGCGATAACCCGATGCCGGTGTTCTCGTTTATGGGCAACGCAGCGCAGCATCCGCGTCAGGTGCCGTGCTACGTCACGCATACCAATGAAAAAACCCACGATGTGATCCGCAACAACCTCGATCGCAGCCCGATGTACGCAGGTGTTATCGAAGGGATCGGCCCGCGTTACTGCCCGTCGATCGAAGATAAAGTCATGCGCTTTGCCGATCGTAATCAGCATCAGATCTTCCTTGAGCCGGAAGGACTGACCTCAAACGAAATTTACCCGAACGGTATCTCCACCAGCCTGCCGTTCGATGTGCAGATGCAAATTGTGCGCTCCATGCAGGGGATGGAAAACGCGAAGATTGTTCGCCCTGGCTACGCCATTGAGTACGACTTCTTCGATCCGCGCGATCTCAAACCAACGCTTGAAAGCAAATTTATTCAGGGTCTGTTCTTTGCCGGACAGATTAACGGCACCACCGGGTATGAAGAAGCCGCCGCCCAGGGGCTGCTGGCTGGGCTTAACGCTGCGCGCTTCTCTGCCGAGAAAGAGGGTTGGGCCCCGCGTCGCGATCAGGCTTATCTCGGCGTACTGGTGGACGATCTCTGTACCCTGGGGACGAAAGAGCCGTACCGCATGTTTACCTCTCGCGCGGAATACCGCCTGATGTTGCGCGAAGACAATGCCGATCTGCGCCTGACAGAAGCGGGTCGTGAACTGGGTCTGGTGGATGACGCCCGTTGGGCGCGTTTCAACGAAAAACTCGAGACCATCGAGCGTGAACGTCAGCGCCTGAAATCTCAGTGGGTATCGCCAGCCTCTGAACATGCGCCAGCGGTCAATGAACATCTGACGGCGCCGTTGTCGCGCGAAGCCAGCGGAGAAGACCTGCTGCGTCGACCGGAAATGACCTACGAGCAACTGGTACAGTTGGCTCCGTTCGCTCCGGGCCTGGACGATCAACAAGCCGCCGAGCAGGTGGAAATCCAGGTGAAATACGAGGGTTACATCGCGCGTCAGCAGGATGAGATCGAAAAACAGCAGCGCAATGAGAATACGCTGTTGCCCGCAACGCTGGATTACCGCCAGGTTAATGGGCTGTCCAACGAAGTGATCGCCAAGCTTAACGATCACAAGCCGTCGTCCATTGGCCAGGCATCACGCATCTCCGGGATCACCCCGGCGGCTATCTCCATTCTGCTGGTGTGGCTGAAAAAACAAGGTATGCTGCGCCGCAGTGCCTAATCCTACTTATCTGCCCGGTTTTTACCGGGCATTTTAATTCCACAGGTAACAACCGTGCTTAACAAACTCTCTCGTCTGCTCGATGAAGCAGGTATTTCGTTGTCCGATCACCAGCAACAGCAACTGGTGGCTTACGTCGAAATGCTGCACAAATGGAACAAAGCGTACAACCTGACTTCCGTACGCGATCCCAACGAGATGTTGATCCGCCATATCCTCGACAGCGTTGTGGTTGCGCCTTATCTGCAAGGCTCACGCTTTATTGACGTCGGGACCGGCCCCGGATTGCCTGGCATTCCGTTGTCTATCGTACGCCCTGAATCGCACTTCACTTTGCTTGATAGCCTTGGCAAACGGGTGCGGTTTTTACGCCAGGTTCAGCATGAATTAAAACTGAGCAATATTGAGCCGGTGCAGAGTCGTGTCGAAGATTTCCCGGCAGAACCGCCGTTTGACGGCGTGATTAGCCGCGCTTTTGCTTCGCTGAATGACATGGTGAGCTGGTGCCGACATTTGCCTGGCGAAGAAGGGCGTTTCTATGCGCTTAAAGGTTTAGTGCCGGAAGAGGAAATCGCGTTGTTACCCGCTGATTTGTGTGTAGAAACTATTGTTAAACTGCATGTTCCGCACCTGGATGGCGAACGTCATTTGGTCGTCGTTAAAGCAAATAAAGTTTAATTTTTATCAAAAAATGTATCATTCGTGCGGTTGCCGCGATGTTAAAAAACGACATTAAAAACGATGATACGTTCGGTTACATTTAACCGTATTTTTACCAGGATTTTTCTGACATTTAACGATAAGAATTTTATTAACGCTTAAAATAATCAACTGTGAAAATATCAGCCCGCTAAAAATCGGCCTCGATAACGAAATATTGATGTTAAATAATTATTAAAAATGTCAATAAATCGTTTTCATGGTAGATGTGAGTGTTTTAAAAAGAGTTGTGATAAATCGGCTTAAATATCAGAAAGATGAAAAGTATCAAATTCCTGCTGCGATAAATATGGCAAGTGCATAAATGTTTATTTTGTGACCGAGTGCACGCTTTACCATTAGGAATTTCGCGTTATTTGCACTTTTGTCTGAAGGTTCACAGTTTCTGCAAAAGTTTAAAAATAGCCCTTGGGAAAAATATTTAAACATTTATTCACCTTTTCGCTACTTATTGTTTGAAATCACGAGGCCGCACCGTATAATTTGACCGCTTTTTGATGCTTGACTCCGGGCCCCAAAGAACGTTTTATACGACACGCGGCATACCTCAAAGGGAGCAGGAGTTAAGAAACGCAATGTCTGTGTCGCTCTATAGTCGAAACGTTGCTCGCAGGCTTCTGCTTATTCAGTTTCTGGCAGTAATGGCAAGTGGATTGCTGTTTAGCCTCAAAGACCCCTTCTGGGGCATTTCCGCTGTGTGCGGAGGTATGGCAGTCTTACTGCCGAATATGTTGTTTATGATTTTTGCCTGGCGTCATCAGGCGCATACACCCGCTAAAGGCCGCGTGGCCTGGACCTTCGCCTTCGGTGAAGCGCTCAAGGTGTTGATGACATTCGTGTTACTGGTGGTGGCGCTGGCGGTTTTTAAGGTGGCTTTTTTGCCGCTGATAGTCACGTGGGTTTCGGTGCTGGTAGTTCAGATACTGGCACCTGCTGTAATTAACAACAAAGGGTAAGAGGCATCATGTCTGCAGGAGAATACTCAACACCGCAGGAGTACATCGGTCACCATCTGAATAACCTTCAGATTGACCTGCGTACCTTCTCACTGGTGGATCCGCATAACCCCCCGGCCACTTTCTGGACGCTGAATATCGACTCCATGTTTTTCTCAGTGGTTCTGGGTCTGTTGTTCCTGGTGATGTTCCGTAGCGTAGCGAAAAAAGCCACCAGCGGTGTCCCGGGGAAATTCCAGACGGCGATTGAGCTGGTGATTGGTTTTGTTCATGGTAGCGTCAAAGACATGTACCACGGCAAAAGCAAGCTTATCGCGCCACTGGCCCTGACGATTTTTGTCTGGGTATTCCTGATGAACCTGATGGATCTTTTGCCTATCGACTTCCTTCCGTGGATTGGCGAGCACGTCCTGGGTCTGCCTGCATTGCGCGTGGTGCCGTCTGCTGACGTCAACATCACTCTGTCGATGGCGCTGGGCGTATTTATCCTGATTCTGTTCTACAGCATCAAAATGAAGGGTATTGGCGGTTTCGCTAAAGAGCTGACTCTCCAGCCGTTCAACCATCCGGTATTTATTCCGGTAAACCTTATCCTTGAGGGCGTGAGCCTACTGTCCAAACCGGTTTCACTCGGTCTGCGACTGTTCGGCAACATGTACGCGGGTGAGTTGATTTTCATTCTGATCGCGGGTCTTCTGCCGTGGTGGTCACAGTGGATTCTGAATGTGCCTTGGGCCATTTTCCACATCCTGATTATTACGCTGCAAGCCTTTATCTTCATGGTTCTGACGATTGTCTATCTGTCGATGGCATCCGAAGAGCATTGATTTTTAACAACACTACTACGTTTTAACTGAAACAAACTGGAGACTGTCATGGAAAACCTGAATATGGATCTGCTGTACTTGGCTGCCGCTGTGATGATGGGTCTGGCGGCAATCGGTGCTGCGATCGGTATCGGCATCCTCGGGGGTAAATTCCTGGAAGGCGCAGCGCGTCAGCCGGATCTGATTCCTCTGCTGCGTACTCAGTTCTTTATCGTAATGGGTCTGGTGGATGCTATCCCGATGATCGCTGTGGGTCTGGGTCTGTACGTGATGTTTGCTGTCGCGTAGTAAGGGTTGCTTTTCAAGCAATTGTTTAGAACGTTAACCAGATAAGAGGCATTGTGCTGTGAATCTAAACGCAACAATCCTCGGCCAGGCCATCGCGTTTGTCCTGTTCGTTCTGTTCTGCATGAAGTACGTATGGCCGCCGTTAATGGCTGCCATCGAAAAACGTCAGAAAGAAATTGCTGACGGTCTTGCTTCCGCAGAACGAGCCAAAAAGGACCTTGACCTTGCACAGGCCAATGCGACCGACCAGCTGAAAAAAGCGAAAGCTGAAGCTCAGGTAATCATTGAACAGGCGAACAAACGTCGTTCTCAGATCCTGGACGAAGCAAAAGCAGAAGCCGAGCAGGAACGTACCAAAATCGTGGCGCAGGCGCAGGCGGAAATTGACGCCGAACGCAAACGCGCCCGCGAAGAGCTGCGTAAGCAAGTGGCTCTGCTGGCAGTAGCCGGCGCCGAGAAAATCATCGAGCGTTCCGTGGATGAAGCTGCTAACAGCGACATCGTGAATAAACTGGTCGCTGAACTGTAAGGAGGAGGGGCTGATGTCTGAATTTGTAACGGTAGCTCGCCCCTACGCCAAAGCAGCTTTTGACTTTGCCGTCGAAACTCAGAGCGTTGACCGCTGGCAGGACATGCTGGCGTTCGCCGCCGAGGTGACGAAAAATGAAGACATGGCAGAGCTTATTTCCGGCGCGTTAGCACCAGAAACGCTCGCTAAGTCGTTTATCGCAGTTTGTGGGGAGCAACTTGACGACAAAGGTCAGAACCTGATCCGGGTGATGGCTGAAAATGGTCGAATCAAAGTGCTTCCTGATGTTCTTGAGCAGTTTATTCAGTTACGCGCAGCCAGCGAGGCTATCGCAGAAGTCGAAGTGACTTCCGCGTCCGCACTGAGTGAAGAACAGCTTTCGAAGATCCGCGCCGCGATGGAAAAACGTCTGTCACGCAAAGTGAAGCTGAATTGCAATATCGATAAGTCTGTAATGGCAGGCGTAATCATCCGTGCGGGTGATATGGTCATTGATGGCAGCGTACGCGGCCGTCTTGAACGCCTTGCAGACGTCTTGCAGTCTTAAGGGGACTGGAGCATGCAACTGAATTCCACCGAAATCAGCGAACTGATCAAGCAGCGCATTGCTCAGTTCAGTGTTGTGAGCGAAGCTCACAACGAAGGTACTATTGTTTCTGTAAGCGACGGTGTTATCCGCATCCACGGCCTGGCCGACTGTATGCAGGGCGAGATGATTTCTCTGCCGGGTAACCGTTACGCTATCGCACTGAACCTGGAGCGCGACTCCGTAGGTGCCGTTGTGATGGGTCCGTACGCTGACCTCGCCGAAGGCATGAAGGTGAAGTGTACTGGCCGTATTCTGGAAGTTCCGGTTGGTCGTGGTCTGCTTGGCCGTGTGGTCAACACCCTGGGCGCGCCGATCGACGGTAAAGGTCCGGTTGATAACGATGGCTTCTCGCCAATCGAAGTTATCGCCCCGGGTGTTATCGATCGTCAGTCCGTCGATCAGCCGGTTCAGACGGGTTATAAATCCGTTGACGCCATGATCCCAATCGGTCGTGGTCAGCGTGAGCTGATCATCGGTGACCGTCAGACCGGTAAAACCGCGATGGCAATCGATGCGATCATCAACCAGCGCGATTCCGGCATCAAATGTGTGTACGTGGCTATCGGCCAGAAAGCGTCCACCATTGCTAACGTGGTTCGTAAACTGGAAGAGCACGGCGCACTGTCCAACACCATCGTTGTTGTGGCAACCGCTTCTGAATCTGCTGCACTGCAATACCTGGCGCCGTATGCCGGTTGCGCAATGGGCGAATACTTCCGTGACCGCGGTGAAGATGCGCTGATCGTATACGATGACCTGTCTAAACAGGCAGTCGCTTACCGTCAGGTTTCCCTGCTGCTCCGTCGTCCGCCAGGACGTGAAGCATTCCCGGGCGACGTATTCTATCTCCACTCTCGTCTGCTGGAGCGCGCATCCCGCGTTAATGCTGAATACGTTGAAAACTTCACCAAAGGTGAAGTGAAAGGTAAAACCGGTTCTCTGACCGCGCTGCCGATCATCGAAACCCAGGCGGGTGACGTTTCTGCGTTCGTTCCGACCAACGTAATTTCTATTACCGATGGGCAGATCTTCCTGGAAACCAACCTGTTTAACTCCGGTATTCGTCCGGCGGTTAACCCGGGTATCTCCGTATCTCGTGTGGGTGGTGCAGCTCAGACCAAGATCATCAAGAAACTGTCCGGTGGTATTCGTACCGCACTGGCGCAGTATCGTGAACTGGCGGCGTTCTCTCAGTTCGCTTCCGATCTGGATGAAGCGACCCGTAAACAGCTGAGCCACGGTCAGAAAGTGACCGAGCTGCTGAAACAGAAACAGTATGCCCCTATGTCTGTTGCACAACAGGGCCTGGTGCTGTTCGCGGCTGAGCGCGGTTACCTCGAAGATGTGGAACTGGCGAAAATTGGTAGCTTCGAAGCCGCACTGTTGGCTTTCGCTGACCGTGATCACGCTCCGCTGATGCAAGAGATTAACCAGTCCGGTGGCTATAACGACGAAATCGAAGGCAAGCTGAAAGGCCTCCTCGATTCCTTCAAAGCAACCCAATCCTGGTAACGTCTGGCGGCTTGTCTTAGGGCAGGCCGCAAGGCATTGAGGAGAAGCTCATGGCCGGCGCAAAAGAGATACGTAGTAAGATCGCAAGCGTCCAGAACACGCAGAAGATCACTAAAGCGATGGAGATGGTCGCCGCTTCCAAAATGCGTAAATCGCAGGATCGCATGGCGTCCAGCCGTCCTTATGCAGATACCATGCGCAAAGTGATTGGTCACCTTGCAAACGGTAATCTGGAATATAAGCACCCCTATCTGGAAGAACGCGACGTTAAACGCGTGGGCTACCTGGTGGTGTCGACCGACCGTGGTCTGTGCGGTGGTTTGAACATTAACCTGTTCAAAAAACTGCTGGCGGATATGAAAGCATGGTCCGATAAAGGCGTTCAGAGCGAACTCGCGATGATCGGCTCTAAAGGCGTCTCTTTCTTTAATTCCGTAGGTGGCAACGTTGTCGCTCAGGTGACAGGCATGGGTGATAACCCGTCCTTGTCAGAACTGATTGGCCCGGTAAAAGTGATGTTGCAAGCCTACGACGAAGGTCGTCTCGACAAGCTTTATATTGTTAGCAACAAATTTATCAACACTATGTCTCAGGTTCCGACCATCACTCAGCTGCTGCCGTTACCGGCTGCAGAAGATGAAGAGTTGAAGCGTAAATCCTGGGATTATCTGTATGAACCTGATCCAAAAGCGCTGCTGGATACGCTCCTGCGTCGTTATGTTGAATCTCAGGTTTACCAGGGTGTTGTGGAAAACCTGGCCAGCGAGCAGGCCGCACGTATGGTGGCGATGAAAGCCGCGACCGACAATGGCGGCAGCCTGATTAAAGAGCTGCAGTTGGTATACAACAAAGCTCGTCAGGCCAGCATTACTCAGGAACTCACCGAAATCGTCGGTGGTGCATCCGCGGTATAACCAGGTTAATTCGTAGAGGATTCATGATGGCTACTGGAAAAATTGTCCAGGTAATCGGCGCCGTAGTTGACGTCGAATTCCCTCAGGATGCCGTACCGCGCGTGTACGATGCTCTTGAGGTTAAAAATGGTAACGAGACGCTGGTGCTGGAAGTTCAGCAGCAGCTCGGTGGCGGTATCGTACGTACCATCGCCATGGGTTCTTCTGACGGTCTGCGTCGTGGTCTGGAAGTTAATGACCTTGCGCACCCGATCGAAGTCCCGGTAGGTAAAGCAACACTGGGTCGTATCATGAACGTGCTCGGTCAGCCGATCGACATGAAAGGCGACATCGGTGAAGAAGAGCGTTGGGCTATTCACCGTGCGGCACCTTCCTATGAAGAGCTGTCCAGCTCTCAGGAACTGCTGGAAACCGGCATCAAAGTTATCGACCTGATGTGTCCGTTCGCTAAGGGCGGTAAAGTTGGTCTGTTCGGTGGTGCGGGCGTAGGTAAAACCGTAAACATGATGGAGCTGATCCGTAACATCGCGATCGAGCACTCCGGTTACTCTGTGTTTGCGGGCGTGGGTGAACGTACTCGTGAGGGTAACGA
This genomic interval from Kosakonia sacchari SP1 contains the following:
- the atpI gene encoding F0F1 ATP synthase subunit I — encoded protein: MSVSLYSRNVARRLLLIQFLAVMASGLLFSLKDPFWGISAVCGGMAVLLPNMLFMIFAWRHQAHTPAKGRVAWTFAFGEALKVLMTFVLLVVALAVFKVAFLPLIVTWVSVLVVQILAPAVINNKG
- the atpB gene encoding F0F1 ATP synthase subunit A, translated to MSAGEYSTPQEYIGHHLNNLQIDLRTFSLVDPHNPPATFWTLNIDSMFFSVVLGLLFLVMFRSVAKKATSGVPGKFQTAIELVIGFVHGSVKDMYHGKSKLIAPLALTIFVWVFLMNLMDLLPIDFLPWIGEHVLGLPALRVVPSADVNITLSMALGVFILILFYSIKMKGIGGFAKELTLQPFNHPVFIPVNLILEGVSLLSKPVSLGLRLFGNMYAGELIFILIAGLLPWWSQWILNVPWAIFHILIITLQAFIFMVLTIVYLSMASEEH
- the mnmG gene encoding tRNA uridine-5-carboxymethylaminomethyl(34) synthesis enzyme MnmG — encoded protein: MFYPDPFDVIIIGGGHAGTEAAMAAARMGQQTLLLTHNIDTLGQMSCNPAIGGIGKGHLVKEVDALGGLMAKAIDQAGIQFRILNASKGPAVRATRAQADRVLYRQAVRTALENQPNLMIFQQAVEDLIVENDRVVGAVTQMGLKFRAKAVVLTVGTFLDGKIHIGLDNYSGGRAGDPPSIPLSRRLRELPLRVSRLKTGTPPRIDARTIDFSVLAQQHGDNPMPVFSFMGNAAQHPRQVPCYVTHTNEKTHDVIRNNLDRSPMYAGVIEGIGPRYCPSIEDKVMRFADRNQHQIFLEPEGLTSNEIYPNGISTSLPFDVQMQIVRSMQGMENAKIVRPGYAIEYDFFDPRDLKPTLESKFIQGLFFAGQINGTTGYEEAAAQGLLAGLNAARFSAEKEGWAPRRDQAYLGVLVDDLCTLGTKEPYRMFTSRAEYRLMLREDNADLRLTEAGRELGLVDDARWARFNEKLETIERERQRLKSQWVSPASEHAPAVNEHLTAPLSREASGEDLLRRPEMTYEQLVQLAPFAPGLDDQQAAEQVEIQVKYEGYIARQQDEIEKQQRNENTLLPATLDYRQVNGLSNEVIAKLNDHKPSSIGQASRISGITPAAISILLVWLKKQGMLRRSA
- the atpG gene encoding F0F1 ATP synthase subunit gamma, translating into MAGAKEIRSKIASVQNTQKITKAMEMVAASKMRKSQDRMASSRPYADTMRKVIGHLANGNLEYKHPYLEERDVKRVGYLVVSTDRGLCGGLNINLFKKLLADMKAWSDKGVQSELAMIGSKGVSFFNSVGGNVVAQVTGMGDNPSLSELIGPVKVMLQAYDEGRLDKLYIVSNKFINTMSQVPTITQLLPLPAAEDEELKRKSWDYLYEPDPKALLDTLLRRYVESQVYQGVVENLASEQAARMVAMKAATDNGGSLIKELQLVYNKARQASITQELTEIVGGASAV
- the rsmG gene encoding 16S rRNA (guanine(527)-N(7))-methyltransferase RsmG, with protein sequence MLNKLSRLLDEAGISLSDHQQQQLVAYVEMLHKWNKAYNLTSVRDPNEMLIRHILDSVVVAPYLQGSRFIDVGTGPGLPGIPLSIVRPESHFTLLDSLGKRVRFLRQVQHELKLSNIEPVQSRVEDFPAEPPFDGVISRAFASLNDMVSWCRHLPGEEGRFYALKGLVPEEEIALLPADLCVETIVKLHVPHLDGERHLVVVKANKV
- the atpA gene encoding F0F1 ATP synthase subunit alpha; its protein translation is MQLNSTEISELIKQRIAQFSVVSEAHNEGTIVSVSDGVIRIHGLADCMQGEMISLPGNRYAIALNLERDSVGAVVMGPYADLAEGMKVKCTGRILEVPVGRGLLGRVVNTLGAPIDGKGPVDNDGFSPIEVIAPGVIDRQSVDQPVQTGYKSVDAMIPIGRGQRELIIGDRQTGKTAMAIDAIINQRDSGIKCVYVAIGQKASTIANVVRKLEEHGALSNTIVVVATASESAALQYLAPYAGCAMGEYFRDRGEDALIVYDDLSKQAVAYRQVSLLLRRPPGREAFPGDVFYLHSRLLERASRVNAEYVENFTKGEVKGKTGSLTALPIIETQAGDVSAFVPTNVISITDGQIFLETNLFNSGIRPAVNPGISVSRVGGAAQTKIIKKLSGGIRTALAQYRELAAFSQFASDLDEATRKQLSHGQKVTELLKQKQYAPMSVAQQGLVLFAAERGYLEDVELAKIGSFEAALLAFADRDHAPLMQEINQSGGYNDEIEGKLKGLLDSFKATQSW
- the atpE gene encoding F0F1 ATP synthase subunit C — encoded protein: MENLNMDLLYLAAAVMMGLAAIGAAIGIGILGGKFLEGAARQPDLIPLLRTQFFIVMGLVDAIPMIAVGLGLYVMFAVA
- the atpF gene encoding F0F1 ATP synthase subunit B, translating into MNLNATILGQAIAFVLFVLFCMKYVWPPLMAAIEKRQKEIADGLASAERAKKDLDLAQANATDQLKKAKAEAQVIIEQANKRRSQILDEAKAEAEQERTKIVAQAQAEIDAERKRAREELRKQVALLAVAGAEKIIERSVDEAANSDIVNKLVAEL
- the atpH gene encoding F0F1 ATP synthase subunit delta, which produces MSEFVTVARPYAKAAFDFAVETQSVDRWQDMLAFAAEVTKNEDMAELISGALAPETLAKSFIAVCGEQLDDKGQNLIRVMAENGRIKVLPDVLEQFIQLRAASEAIAEVEVTSASALSEEQLSKIRAAMEKRLSRKVKLNCNIDKSVMAGVIIRAGDMVIDGSVRGRLERLADVLQS